Part of the Zingiber officinale cultivar Zhangliang chromosome 8A, Zo_v1.1, whole genome shotgun sequence genome, TAAGGTGCAAACACAATTTAGTATTTACATAACTTGCAGAAAGATTAGTTaacaaataaataatggatagaaGAAGAAAAGTTAGAGCTGCTTACTTTACGAATTAACTCAATATTCCATTGAGAAGTGCCTGATGTGGAAGTGGTTTAATACCATGCCATGATCTTGCTTTGACTTCCTATTCAACATGACTATTGATTCTTTTTTGTTGATTTAAAGAACCTAGTCAGTTCCCTGTACAACTGCTCCCCCTCAAAAGGCTTTGTAACATAGCCATCCATTCCAAGCTTGAGGCACTTCTCGTGTGTTGCTTGGATCACATCTGCTGTCATGGCAAATATGGGCACGACACAATGCAATACATTCCCCAGAGAATCCAACAGCACCTCCCCATGCTTTAGTTTACTATTTATATCAGCTTCCATCTCCCGGATCCTTCTCGTAGCTTCAAATCTAAAGATACACATAAAGAAGTTATCATCATAGGTCGAGAAATTGTCCACGAATCCTTTCACAAGTATATTTGAGATGCGAACATTTTCACATATTCTGCGTAAGAGAATTTTTTACTTTAGAAACCCTGAAATTACATTCATGAAAAAAGGGTAAAAAACATTGTGAAGAACATGCAATTTATAAGTAAAAAATACAGCCAAATTGCATGttaaccaaggtttaaaatttcgacccatgccgaggtttcggtcctggaccggaacgatacggttttggTACCGTATCGTGCCAATATAgtttctatattttttaaatctaaaatatttaatttaaaactaaactatttaacataaatatttaaaaaataaacaagataaaaaataatcttttaaaaaaggaaaagatatgaaaatagataaataaataaataaaaattttattatattttttaaattaaaataaatgaaatataaaattaattatataattttattaggatttaataAAGTCTCTGTAGATTATCTCCACcataactaggagttgattaaaaaaattaacctaaatttaattaaaaaaatctgaaatccgaCACCACTCACGAGCCCACACGACTTTGGTGCTGTCGCAGGGTTGCATGACCAGTCATGGCCGCGGGGATTGCATGACTCCTTCGGCACGACCACGTTGGTCGTACGACCCCTCTGTAGTGAGCGCAGAGTCGCATGATTCCTCCACGACGACAACGGTACTGTTGCAGGGTCGAGTGACCCCTCTGCTGTGACCACGGGGTCGCGCAAGACATCACACCTGTCGTGGGTTTGGTGCTAAGGTCGTGCCGATTGCCGAGCGAAATGAGACGTTTCACCAATTTCGACCGTTTCAAcacgacactttaaaccatgatGCTAACACAGTGTACACATCGTAACAAGGATATCATATTACTTCTCAAGAGGACTGAATTTTGAGAACCAATTGCAGaagaaaataatgacaagtgACAAAGTAAATGAGATATACCCATCAATTTCAGGCATCTGGATGTCCATAAAACAAGCATCAAATATGTGTGGTGGCTTGAGCATATTTATAGCACTCTTCCCATTATCTGCACAAGTTACTTCAGCACCATATTTTTTCAGAGCCCCAGCAGCTACTCTAAGATTCACAATATTGTCATCAACAACTAGAATTTGTTTCCCACGAAGAAGGCTATGCAATGGCAACTGTGGAAGCCATCCATTCCGGGAATGTTCCCCATCTCCACAACCCATAACCCTTTGCAAAGATAGTTGGAGCATGCTCACTCTGAGTGGTTTCGTGATTATAGTTGAGATATATTCCATTGAACTAGAAGAGTTCCTTTTCGAAGAATCTGTAGGATTTGCCAAAAGAATGACCTTAGGGATATCCAACTGATCATCCTTTAGCTTGCTCATAATGAAAGGCCAGATGCTAGTATTCTTCAACCATATTTCCTTTTCGATTAGCACCAAATTTTTAGCCCCTGTTCCACTAGCTATTCGATTAAGAACTTGATTTAGGTCCATTTCTAGTATAGCATTTATTCCCAGCCTCTGAAGAAGATATTTAGTGGCTTTTGCTCGTACTGGTCTATCATCGACTACCAATGAAGTAAGCCCGTGAAATTCAGATGATTTATACTCATTTGTGTTAGTATAAGAACTTGTAAGGACCACTGTGAAAGTGAAAGTGGAACCAATCTGAGGTTCACTCACAAATCCAATCTCACCCTTCATAAGACCAACTAGACGTTTGCTAATACTCAAGCCAATACCAGTCCCTCCATGAATACGAGAAATTGATGGTCTCACCTGCATAAAAGGAGTGAATACCCGTGATTGTGCTTCATGAGGAATACCCACCCCTGTGTCTTCAACAGATATGATCAGGTTTATTAGATCATAAGGTGTTGACACAAGTGATGGATCAGTTGCAGAGAGGCCCTGTTTGAAGAGTTTAAAGTTTTTCCAGCTACGTCTTCTATCTGCCACTGGGAAGGCACTCAAGCTATTTCTGGAATGGTATTCTGTTTCCATGTCCAACGAACTCACTTCTTCAGTAAGATGCACAGTCAGGTATATATGTCCTCTCTCCGTGAACTGCAAAAACAGATCTAAGCATATCGGGTAGCTTCAATATGAATATTTCCCCAGGACAAAACTGAATACTTGCCTTTATTGAATTTGCTATCAGATTTGTGATGATTTGGCGTATTCTTCCATGGTCACCAATAAGGACTTCAGGAACTTGATCAGAGACGAATACTGCTAACTACACAAAACAATCCAGCAGCACAACAGAAAGAGCACAACAGAAAGAGAATTAGTTTGTGAAACAAAAAAGTACTAGTAAGATTCTAAAATTTCTTAATACCTCTAGTCCCTTCTCCTGAGCCTTCCCATAGAAGAGTGACAAAATATCATCCAATACTGCTCGCAAGTCAAATGGCACGGCTTCCAGCTCAAGTTTACCCGACTCAATTTTTGCTTGATCCAAAACCTCATTAATCAGAGAGACTAGAGCTTTACCGCTGGCATGGGCAGTTCTAACATAGTCATCCTGGGTCATATCCAGATCAGTATCCATGAGCATTTGAAGCATCCCTGTGAAGTAAAAAATTGTTAGCATCTCATCAAGTAATTGTTTTGAATAATAATCCAGTTGAATAGTAATCCAGTTAAAGAAATTTGTACTCACCCAATACACCATTCattggagttcttatttcatgAGAAACAGTCGCCAAGAACTGATCAAGACAGGGTGCTGGATATTATGTGTGCAAAGCAAGCACAGGAAACCAATAAAAAACCATCAATGGTCATATGGTACCTGAGATTTTGCAACATCTGCAGCTTCAGCTTGTTTTTTAAGCTCCATCATTTGCCTATAATCATCTTCTACCTTTGCAATGCGGCTAACAGTGGCATGAAATATATATCCTACTAATAGGGCAATCACGAGAGTTCCAATTGATGTTGTTAATGCAAGCCAAGGCAAAGGAGCTTTCTGTTTGAACCTGTTGAAAACATAAAACATGTCAGAattgtctcttttttttttatcgaaGTCAGATTCATAGAGAGGATTAGTTTTTTCTTCTAAAGCAAATCTATTAGCAGATTTGTGTAATTTACCTGCAATGCATCTCATGCTTTCTTATTGGATCACCAAAATGAAGGGTACTAATATGGTATATACCAGTACCTGTCATAGTTGAACCATACATGCTAATTGGTCGATCAGGATCAGTTGTATCATAAACATTGACCACAATGGAATGCTTGCAAGCAAGTTGGTGAAGTAACTTATCCACTAGAGATTCAATATCAAATATTCCACCCAAATACCTGCAAATGTCAACAAAACATGAATGAAGTTAAATTTTCAGGCATGGAGACTCTTGCCTAGTATCTCTGCTAAAAAATGGTTATGCATAATTATTGTATGAAGTACTACCCAATGGCTGTTTTGATGCGCTGAGCCGGTGTTGCATTTGAAGGAAGTTCTGATTTGTAAACTGCATATGTGAGAATAACCCCAAGTCTTTTTGATTTTAGAAGTGGAAAAGGAGCAGTTAAAACACCCTTTCCAGATTCCCTTGCACATAGGATATTTTCACGATCTTCCTGTGAATAATAAGGAATTATCATTACTATATGAAGAGCCTAGGAATCACTGGCAATTCATTGGGGTAAGTTGAGAAAGTTCTCCTAAAATAAGTAAAATTGAGCTTACTCTCAAGCATGATGTTTTGAAATTACAAAGATGAAGAAAAGGCGTTATATTCTTTATTGTTTAAGTTGATTAGCCACCAACTTATCCCAAAAGCTTGATGTGttaggaaaggaaaggaaacgaTTTTATCTAGTGAACCACTGCACTTATCCATGTGGGACCAATGGGCATGGAGCCTTCAAAAGCTTGAACACGCCTCAAACCTATCATGACTCAGATAGtttttctttgaaaaaaaattacacAGGTAGGATTTGCACCTTAGACCTACTGCTCTAATACTATGTCAAAGTTTATTAGCTAACCACTTATCCTAAAAGCACAATTTGCCAGGAAAAGAACTAATTTATCTAACGGCCAACCATGCTTGTCCACGTGGAGCCAATGGACATGGAGGCCCCTAACTTCAACGTTTATAAGAAAGAAGCAATCTGTTGTTTCTAAGAACAAAATCGACTAACATATCCAGAATACCCATATTGTTGTGCAGTCGACAGAAGGTGGTTCAGAGTGTCTACCAGAGTGCCATGTGTAAATATGGAATCAGTTGGCACTGATTGGGAAGAATGCTAAGCTCTTGCCTATATGCTtgtaaaatacggcaacaaataataatttaataataaagtttaatagacaaataaccttattaggatttttagaaattttctgggatttaattggatcTCATA contains:
- the LOC122009438 gene encoding probable histidine kinase 3, which gives rise to MLVKLLELSMNWFIDAQIMEQKTDFLSEKCNLCLGWLKQFSARGLKNHLCNHYFGTKKVKETSRRLLFLWLAGWVLCAIWIFWFMNSQAVEKRREMLASMCDERARMLQDQFNVSMNHLQALAILISTFHHSKEPSAIDQIIFARYAERTAFERPLTSGVAYAVKVLHSERELFERQHGWQIKKMDLTEQPPAREEDADLESPEISPIEDEYAPVIFAQDAYKHVISVDLLTGKEDRENILCARESGKGVLTAPFPLLKSKRLGVILTYAVYKSELPSNATPAQRIKTAIGYLGGIFDIESLVDKLLHQLACKHSIVVNVYDTTDPDRPISMYGSTMTGTGIYHISTLHFGDPIRKHEMHCRFKQKAPLPWLALTTSIGTLVIALLVGYIFHATVSRIAKVEDDYRQMMELKKQAEAADVAKSQFLATVSHEIRTPMNGVLGMLQMLMDTDLDMTQDDYVRTAHASGKALVSLINEVLDQAKIESGKLELEAVPFDLRAVLDDILSLFYGKAQEKGLELAVFVSDQVPEVLIGDHGRIRQIITNLIANSIKFTERGHIYLTVHLTEEVSSLDMETEYHSRNSLSAFPVADRRRSWKNFKLFKQGLSATDPSLVSTPYDLINLIISVEDTGVGIPHEAQSRVFTPFMQVRPSISRIHGGTGIGLSISKRLVGLMKGEIGFVSEPQIGSTFTFTVVLTSSYTNTNEYKSSEFHGLTSLVVDDRPVRAKATKYLLQRLGINAILEMDLNQVLNRIASGTGAKNLVLIEKEIWLKNTSIWPFIMSKLKDDQLDIPKVILLANPTDSSKRNSSSSMEYISTIITKPLRVSMLQLSLQRVMGCGDGEHSRNGWLPQLPLHSLLRGKQILVVDDNIVNLRVAAGALKKYGAEVTCADNGKSAINMLKPPHIFDACFMDIQMPEIDGFEATRRIREMEADINSKLKHGEVLLDSLGNVLHCVVPIFAMTADVIQATHEKCLKLGMDGYVTKPFEGEQLYRELTRFFKSTKKNQ